One window from the genome of Eucalyptus grandis isolate ANBG69807.140 chromosome 7, ASM1654582v1, whole genome shotgun sequence encodes:
- the LOC104454876 gene encoding disease resistance protein RPS6-like encodes MIYSSKIYIPIFSKLYARSPWCLDSLTLMVEHTSRSGGKEEILPVFYNVERSDVKLETSLYRRALDTHEKSFGNEKVERCKKALVVAGNVKGWERSSYESENELFTSIVGNILYKQMIELNCVFEGQRIGHNPKLSYRTSSS; translated from the exons ATGATCTACAGCTCCAAGATCTACATACCTATCTTTTCCAAGCTATACGCTCGTAGCCCTTGGTGCCTTGACTCGCTCACACTCATGGTAGAACACACGTCTAGATCAGGTGGGAAGGAAGAGATCCTGCCCGTTTTCTACAATGTGGAACGGTCTGATGTGAAGCTGGAAACTTCACTCTACAGACGCGCTCTGGACACTCACGAGAAGAGCTTTGGCAATGAGAAAGTCGAGCGGTGCAAGAAGGCTCTTGTGGTGGCTGGTAATGTCAAGGGATGGGAACGAAGCTCATATGAAAG TGAAAATGAACTTTTCACATCCATCGTTGGAAATATTTTGTATAAGCAGATGATAGAGCTGAATTGTGTTTTTGAAGGTCAACGCATTGGTCATAATCCCAAGTTATCTTACAGGACCTCG TCGTCGTAA
- the LOC120295804 gene encoding TMV resistance protein N-like: MELLELEANDVRIVGIHGKDGIGKTTIAKIIYDKISHLFDACSFLMEIKETMQQPGGVQYLQTKLIFDIWKREYEVASAFKGVRFLKEIFRSMKVLIVFDDVETGTLLKKFVGAKLDWFGSGSRIIVTSKESRVLQGFVAQGLACTYDVSPMDDNLAFDFFWQCAATGKSYTLRSYVKSAIDIVKAAKGLPLLVEVFGSFLQYKGLEEWIKFKDLIQHFQEDYQKILSVIYEALDQKQKQMYLDIACFPPDVDCRIASHMWHHYDRPSDEIKVLRRMFLIKTEENKMGMHIMLRCLAREIIREGFHNPGTGVGLYGPALAQGTDKGKKETDHLNTEEAGFEFLPNTTFLCLGRANGALKTRSAFI, translated from the exons atggaatTATTGGAACTGGAAGCAAACGATGTACGAATTGTTGGAATCCATGGGAAAGATGGTATTGGAAAGACCACTATTGCCAAGATCATCTATGACAAAATATCCCATCTCTTTGACGCTTGCAGTTTTCTTATGGAGATTAAAGAAACAATGCAGCAACCTGGTGGTGTTCAGTATCTTCAAACCAAGTTGATCTTTGATATTTGGAAAAGAGAGTATGAGGTTGCTTCTGCTTTCAAAGGAGTAcgatttttgaaagaaatatttagGAGTATGAAAGTTCTCATTGTTTTTGATGATGTAGAAACAGGGACCCTCCTCAAGAAGTTTGTAGGAGCTAAGCTTGATTGGTTTGGTTCTGGAAGTAGAATAATTGTCACCTCAAAAGAAAGCAGAGTTCTTCAAGGGTTTGTTGCTCAAGGGTTAGCTTGTACTTACGATGTTAGTCCGATGGATGACAATCTAGCATTCGACTTTTTCTGGCAGTGTGCAGCAACCGGAAAGAGTTATACACTACGTTCTTATGTTAAAAGTGCAATCGATATAGTGAAGGCTGCGAAGGGACTTCCACTACTTGTCGAagtttttggttcttttttgcAATATAAAGGACTGGAAGAATGGATTAAGTTCAAAGATCTCATACAACACTTTCAGGAAGATTACCAGAAGATTCTGAGCGTAATTTATGAAGCATTAGatcaaaagcaaaagcagatgtatcttgatattgcatgtttcCCTCCGGATGTGGATTGTAGGATTGCCTCACATATGTGGCATCATTATGATCGTCCTAGTGAtgaaatcaaggttcttcgtCGTATGTTCCTAATAAAAacggaagaaaataaaatgggcATGCATATCATGCTGAGGTGCCTTGCCAGGGAGATTATTCGCGAAGGTTTCCATAATCCAGGAACAGGTGTTGGATTGTACGGTCCTGCCTTAGCCCAGGGCACGGACAAGGGGAAAAAG GAAACAGACCACCTTAACACTGAAGAGGCAGGCTTTGAGTTCTTGCCAAACACGACGTTTCTCTGCTTGGGTCGCGCCAAT GGTGCCCTCAAGACGCGATCAGCATTCATTTAG